One window of the Acidimicrobiales bacterium genome contains the following:
- a CDS encoding Calx-beta domain-containing protein: MPPSSEGSWLCPGRRRRAPPTATSPPSAGTSYLSVGDLSVTEGNTGTTSATFTITRSGDTSGTSKVSYATVAGTATSPGDFTAMSGTVTFGPGQSAKSVTVAVIADTANEANETFSLKLSSPLGAVISDSKGVVTIVNDDPVPGPTTFLTVNDVSFNEGSAASPGTTSMVITCSGNTSGTSTVSFATANGTATAGSDYKAKPLTQVTFAPGDTVKVITVKAIGDSVAEPDETFKLKLSSPTGATISDGIGIATIVNDD, from the coding sequence GTGCCGCCCTCCTCGGAGGGCTCCTGGCTGTGTCCGGGCAGGCGCCGGCGGGCGCCGCCGACGGCGACCTCACCGCCGTCGGCGGGAACCAGCTACCTGAGCGTCGGCGACCTGTCGGTCACCGAGGGCAACACCGGCACCACCTCGGCGACCTTCACCATCACCCGCTCCGGGGACACGTCCGGCACATCCAAGGTGTCGTACGCAACGGTGGCCGGCACGGCCACGTCGCCGGGTGACTTCACGGCCATGTCGGGCACCGTGACCTTCGGGCCCGGCCAGTCCGCCAAGTCGGTGACGGTGGCGGTCATCGCCGACACCGCCAACGAGGCCAACGAGACGTTCAGCCTCAAGCTGTCCTCGCCGCTCGGAGCGGTGATCTCCGATTCCAAGGGCGTGGTCACCATCGTCAACGACGACCCCGTCCCCGGACCGACCACCTTCCTCACCGTCAACGACGTGTCGTTCAACGAGGGCAGCGCCGCCTCGCCCGGCACGACCTCGATGGTCATCACCTGCTCGGGGAACACATCGGGCACCTCCACCGTCTCCTTCGCCACGGCCAACGGCACCGCCACTGCGGGAAGCGACTACAAGGCCAAGCCGCTCACCCAGGTGACCTTCGCGCCCGGCGACACCGTCAAGGTGATCACCGTCAAGGCCATCGGCGACTCGGTGGCCGAGCCCGACGAGACGTTCAAGCTCAAGTTGTCGTCGCCCACGGGGGCCACCATCTCCGACGGCATCGGCATCGCCACCATCGTCAACGACGACTGA
- a CDS encoding DUF1996 domain-containing protein, protein MKCRTITAACAMVAAGLFGIAQAAQGAERVIPNFKAVCKPSHVGRVDPIVAPGVISASHLHEFFGNRSTSAFSTTKSLDASTSTCIVLDIATTTDDDSPYWVPALFLNGARVAPVRLTAYYTLGHRKPGTIRPWLHGFRVIAGDSHATTAQDTHKVAWRCQGGTGGVSAKPGNCGRGTVTLNINFPDCWDGVHLDSPDHHSHAAYSAAGPRGLDVCPASHPVAVPGLRIYVSYPLADATGAVLSSGGPYSGHADFWNTWTPEVLRERIDTCVNGAVLCR, encoded by the coding sequence ATGAAGTGCCGAACGATCACCGCCGCCTGCGCCATGGTGGCCGCCGGCCTCTTCGGGATCGCGCAGGCCGCCCAGGGGGCCGAGCGCGTCATCCCCAACTTCAAGGCTGTCTGCAAACCGAGCCACGTCGGGCGGGTCGACCCCATCGTCGCCCCCGGCGTGATCAGCGCCAGCCACCTCCACGAGTTCTTCGGGAACCGCTCCACGTCCGCCTTCTCGACCACCAAGAGCCTCGACGCCTCCACGTCGACGTGCATCGTGCTCGACATCGCCACCACGACCGACGACGACTCGCCGTACTGGGTCCCCGCCCTGTTCCTCAACGGTGCCCGGGTCGCGCCCGTGCGCCTCACGGCCTACTACACCCTCGGCCACCGCAAGCCGGGGACGATACGGCCGTGGCTCCACGGGTTCCGGGTGATCGCCGGCGACTCGCACGCAACCACGGCGCAGGACACCCACAAAGTCGCGTGGAGGTGCCAGGGCGGCACCGGGGGCGTGTCGGCCAAACCGGGCAACTGCGGCCGCGGGACGGTGACCTTGAACATCAACTTCCCGGACTGCTGGGACGGTGTGCACCTCGACAGCCCGGACCACCACAGCCACGCTGCCTACAGCGCCGCCGGCCCGCGTGGCCTGGACGTCTGCCCTGCCTCGCACCCGGTAGCGGTCCCCGGCCTGAGGATCTACGTCTCCTACCCGCTGGCCGACGCCACGGGCGCTGTGCTCAGCTCCGGCGGTCCGTACAGCGGCCATGCCGACTTCTGGAACACGTGGACGCCCGAGGTCCTGCGCGAACGGATCGACACCTGCGTCAACGGTGCGGTGTTGTGCCGATGA
- a CDS encoding wax ester/triacylglycerol synthase family O-acyltransferase, whose amino-acid sequence MQRLSGIDAAFLAVETPTTHMHVASIVLLDPASAPGGWGHADVRRLVAGRLHLVPQFRRRVVEVPFGLEHPLWVEDPAFDLDHHLVRTALPAPCGDAELAELAGQVASRPLDRGRPLWEMHVVEGVGSGQAALIVKIHHAAIDGLLGAETLVQLLDLQPEPRVVAPEDPPWHPDPVPGVGELVAGALPSLAARPEALLEAARRTIDTVLAVRRRNEQAPASSPPLPFTAPRTSLNGPVTSRRRVAWAQVALDDVKAVKNAFGCTVNDVVLALCGAALRAHLGDGEEHPDADLVALVPVSVRNDDGLPTRANLLSPMLVSLATTIDDPVERLQAVAAGARRAKDQEREVGFDVVLDWAEVIVPGLASTAARWASRLRLADHLPPPCNLVVSNVPGPPVPLYLAGARVDAVFPIGPVADGVGLNITVVSYVGRMCFGLVADAAAAPALAGLAARLGPALEELVKAAATAAPVTPDGGGTGGALEGRC is encoded by the coding sequence GTGCAGCGGCTGTCGGGCATCGACGCCGCCTTCCTGGCCGTCGAGACACCGACGACCCATATGCACGTGGCGTCGATCGTGCTGCTCGACCCCGCCTCGGCGCCGGGGGGCTGGGGCCATGCCGACGTGCGCCGGCTCGTGGCCGGCCGGCTCCACCTGGTGCCGCAGTTCCGCCGGCGGGTCGTCGAAGTCCCGTTCGGCCTCGAGCATCCGCTGTGGGTCGAGGACCCCGCCTTCGACCTGGACCACCATCTGGTCCGCACCGCGCTGCCGGCACCGTGCGGTGATGCCGAGCTGGCCGAGCTCGCCGGACAAGTGGCGAGTCGCCCGCTCGACCGCGGCCGCCCGCTCTGGGAGATGCACGTGGTGGAGGGGGTCGGTTCCGGGCAGGCGGCGCTGATCGTCAAGATCCACCACGCCGCCATCGACGGGCTGCTCGGCGCCGAGACGCTGGTGCAGCTGCTCGACCTCCAGCCCGAGCCCCGGGTGGTCGCGCCCGAGGACCCGCCGTGGCACCCCGATCCGGTGCCCGGCGTCGGTGAGCTTGTGGCGGGCGCCCTGCCGTCGCTGGCGGCCCGGCCCGAGGCACTCCTCGAGGCGGCCCGGCGCACGATCGACACGGTGCTCGCCGTCCGCAGGCGCAACGAGCAGGCGCCGGCGTCGTCGCCTCCGTTGCCCTTCACCGCTCCGCGCACCTCCCTGAACGGGCCGGTGACGTCCCGGCGGCGGGTGGCGTGGGCCCAGGTGGCGCTCGACGACGTGAAGGCGGTGAAGAACGCCTTTGGCTGCACCGTGAACGACGTGGTGCTGGCCCTGTGCGGCGCCGCCCTGCGGGCCCACCTGGGCGATGGCGAGGAGCACCCCGACGCCGATCTGGTCGCCTTGGTCCCGGTGTCGGTGCGGAACGACGACGGTCTCCCCACGAGGGCCAACCTGCTGTCGCCCATGCTCGTCTCGCTGGCCACCACGATCGACGACCCGGTCGAGCGTTTGCAGGCGGTGGCCGCCGGCGCCCGCCGGGCCAAGGACCAGGAGCGCGAGGTCGGCTTCGACGTGGTGCTCGACTGGGCCGAGGTGATCGTCCCAGGCCTGGCGTCCACGGCCGCCCGGTGGGCGTCTCGCCTGCGCCTGGCCGACCACCTGCCCCCGCCCTGCAACCTGGTGGTGTCCAACGTGCCGGGGCCGCCGGTCCCGCTCTACCTGGCCGGCGCCCGGGTCGACGCCGTGTTCCCCATCGGGCCCGTCGCCGACGGGGTCGGGCTCAACATCACCGTCGTCAGCTACGTCGGCCGCATGTGCTTCGGCCTGGTGGCCGACGCCGCCGCCGCCCCCGCTCTGGCCGGTCTGGCGGCCCGGCTCGGCCCGGCGCTGGAGGAGCTGGTCAAGGCGGCGGCGACCGCCGCTCCCGTCACTCCGGACGGCGGTGGGACCGGCGGGGCGCTGGAGGGCCGCTGCTAA
- a CDS encoding DNA-formamidopyrimidine glycosylase family protein, whose protein sequence is MPELPEVESLARFLREKATGLTVARAELAAFAALKTYDPPLDQLVGRTVTGCGRRGKFLLLAADPLWLVLHLARGGWLRWSDELPAARAKPGKGPLALRIGFEGGAGFDVTEAGTEKRLAVYVVRSVDDMENVERLGPDPLDPAFGPSELGAALREHGGQVKIALTTQSVVAGVGNAYSDEALHTARLSPFKNAAKLTDDEVARLHAAVVSILTDAVDRSAGLPAAGLKSEKKSGLRVHGKAGQKCPVCGDVIRTISFATKSLQYCAGCQTGGKPLADRRLSRLLK, encoded by the coding sequence GTGCCCGAGCTGCCCGAGGTGGAGTCGCTGGCCCGCTTCCTGCGCGAGAAGGCCACGGGGCTCACAGTGGCCCGCGCCGAGCTGGCCGCCTTCGCCGCCCTCAAGACCTACGACCCGCCGCTCGACCAGCTGGTCGGCCGGACAGTCACCGGGTGCGGCCGGCGCGGGAAGTTCCTGCTCCTGGCGGCCGACCCGCTGTGGCTCGTCCTCCATCTGGCGCGCGGCGGGTGGCTGCGGTGGAGCGACGAGCTGCCCGCCGCCCGGGCCAAGCCGGGCAAGGGCCCACTCGCCCTGCGCATCGGCTTCGAGGGCGGGGCCGGGTTCGACGTCACCGAGGCCGGTACCGAGAAGCGCCTGGCAGTCTACGTGGTGCGCTCGGTCGACGACATGGAGAACGTCGAGCGGCTGGGCCCTGATCCCCTCGACCCGGCGTTCGGGCCGTCCGAGCTGGGAGCCGCGCTGCGGGAGCACGGTGGGCAGGTGAAGATCGCTCTCACCACGCAATCGGTCGTCGCCGGTGTCGGAAACGCCTACTCCGACGAGGCCCTCCACACGGCCCGGCTGTCGCCGTTCAAGAACGCCGCCAAGCTCACCGACGACGAGGTCGCCCGGCTGCACGCCGCCGTCGTGTCCATCCTCACCGACGCGGTCGACCGCAGCGCGGGGCTTCCGGCCGCCGGGCTCAAGTCGGAGAAGAAGTCGGGCCTGCGGGTGCACGGCAAGGCGGGCCAGAAGTGCCCTGTGTGCGGCGACGTCATCCGCACCATCTCGTTCGCGACCAAGTCGCTCCAGTACTGCGCCGGGTGCCAGACCGGCGGGAAGCCGCTGGCCGACCGCCGGCTCTCCCGGCTGCTCAAGTAG
- the dut gene encoding dUTP diphosphatase, translating to MLEVPVVRLDAELPLPSYARAFDAGADLVAREDAELAPAGGRALVPTGIALAIPEGYAGFVQPRSGLALRHGVTCLNTPGLIDAGYRDEIKVLLVNTDPAAAFVVRRGERIAQLVVQRVEHVRFAPVDELAVSERGTGGFGSTG from the coding sequence GTGCTGGAGGTCCCGGTGGTGCGACTCGACGCCGAGCTCCCGCTGCCGTCGTACGCCCGGGCGTTCGACGCCGGTGCCGACCTGGTGGCGCGCGAGGACGCCGAGCTGGCCCCGGCCGGTGGCCGGGCGCTCGTTCCCACCGGCATCGCCCTGGCCATCCCGGAGGGCTACGCCGGGTTCGTGCAGCCCCGAAGCGGCCTGGCCCTGCGCCACGGCGTCACTTGCCTCAACACGCCGGGGCTCATCGACGCCGGTTACCGGGACGAGATCAAGGTGCTGCTGGTGAACACCGACCCGGCGGCCGCGTTCGTCGTGCGCCGCGGCGAGCGCATCGCCCAGCTGGTCGTGCAGCGGGTCGAGCACGTGCGCTTCGCTCCGGTCGACGAGCTGGCCGTCAGCGAGCGGGGCACCGGCGGCTTCGGGTCGACCGGATGA
- the orn gene encoding oligoribonuclease, translating to MLVWMDLEMTGLDPATCAIVEVASLVTDDDLEIVAEGPDLVVACDAAQLAGMDDVVRRMHSSSGLLAAVEASTITLEEAGRQTLTFIKEHVAEPRSVPLAGNSIGTDRRFLAAHLPDVENWLHYRSVDVSTVKELARRWYPEAYASAPEKKGAHRAIDDIRESVAELRHYRQAVFR from the coding sequence GTGCTCGTCTGGATGGACCTCGAGATGACCGGCCTCGATCCGGCCACGTGCGCCATCGTGGAGGTGGCCTCGCTGGTCACCGACGACGACCTCGAGATCGTGGCCGAGGGCCCCGACCTGGTGGTGGCGTGCGATGCGGCCCAACTGGCGGGCATGGACGACGTGGTGAGGCGCATGCACAGCTCCAGCGGCCTGCTGGCGGCCGTCGAGGCGTCGACCATCACCTTGGAGGAGGCGGGCCGGCAGACCCTCACCTTCATCAAGGAGCATGTGGCCGAGCCCCGCTCGGTGCCCCTGGCCGGCAACTCGATCGGGACGGACCGGCGGTTCCTCGCTGCCCACCTGCCCGACGTGGAGAACTGGCTCCATTACCGCTCCGTCGATGTCTCGACGGTGAAGGAGCTGGCCCGGCGCTGGTACCCCGAGGCCTACGCGTCGGCGCCGGAGAAGAAGGGCGCGCACCGCGCCATCGACGACATTCGCGAGAGCGTGGCCGAGTTGCGCCATTACCGGCAAGCCGTCTTCCGGTAG
- a CDS encoding phosphate-starvation-inducible PsiE family protein gives MGDKPDPPQPFLTRTTNQGLRWAEDLIYGLVAVMLIGCAFAVLGSAVARLLTTADDGVTRAMESALDSLLIVFILVELLSAVRSTVSERRLVAEPFLLVGIIASIKEIVVVSAFAEKGRDVGKSMLEVGVLGAVLVGLAASTYVLRRKEREPEE, from the coding sequence ATGGGTGACAAGCCTGATCCGCCGCAGCCGTTCCTGACCCGGACCACCAACCAGGGGCTGCGGTGGGCCGAGGACCTGATCTACGGATTGGTGGCGGTGATGCTGATCGGCTGCGCGTTCGCCGTGCTCGGGTCGGCGGTCGCCCGCCTCCTCACCACCGCCGACGACGGCGTCACCAGGGCCATGGAGTCGGCGCTCGACTCGCTGCTCATCGTGTTCATACTCGTCGAGCTGCTCAGCGCGGTGCGCTCCACGGTCAGCGAGCGCCGGCTGGTGGCCGAGCCGTTCCTGCTCGTCGGGATCATCGCGTCCATCAAGGAGATCGTGGTCGTCTCCGCCTTCGCCGAGAAGGGCCGCGACGTCGGGAAGTCGATGCTCGAGGTCGGCGTGCTCGGGGCCGTCCTGGTCGGGCTGGCGGCGTCCACCTACGTGCTGCGCCGCAAGGAGCGCGAGCCCGAGGAGTAG
- a CDS encoding peptidoglycan recognition protein: MSPLSRRVVATLVGAVTIAAASVVAPVAMAWGAPEVRFAELAVPAPHTVSAPFAHITEPLVRVLTAPFELSHLGVRWTGSEDAAVEVRTAAEAGVWSPWQAVEVSHDLGDEDHGRVLSGLLRADGARLVQARAKGDATGVRVVAIDTVHGPRHLVRAVASRAGAEVAPPGVILRSQWGADEGMRRPTPPSFAPVTRLVVHHTVTPNDDPDPASTMRAMYAYHVRANGWDDIGYNFVVDGSGRVYEGRWARAYGAGEVPDGESLDGQGVVGAHAEGENVGSVGVAVMGTFTDRAPPAAAVESLQRVLAWKAERNEINPLGTTTWADGRVLPTIVGHRDVGSTSCPGDQLWARLGAIRQAVAGQVTLAAAAATPGYAVLARDGSIVTFGGAGAGLLGTLSPLLLSPAAAIASTPTGRGLWVLSETGRVLPAGDAQLLGSPEADGLLAPAGQAVAIESTPTGRGYWVADETGRVSAFGDAPNLGAARAGPVVGMARTPSGHGYWVAGADGTVSAHGDAPALGSAAGRRGPPIVAIAGAAGGRGYWLVAADGTVLPFGSARRLGGLPERRIGATIVDARRSTSGRGYYLLGADGAVYSFGDAAFFGAPTGGLRAGATGLAVP, encoded by the coding sequence GTGTCTCCGCTGTCCCGCCGCGTCGTCGCGACCCTTGTCGGCGCCGTCACCATCGCCGCCGCGTCGGTGGTGGCGCCGGTCGCCATGGCGTGGGGCGCTCCCGAGGTGCGGTTCGCCGAGCTTGCCGTGCCGGCGCCTCACACCGTCTCGGCGCCCTTCGCCCATATCACCGAACCACTGGTGAGGGTGCTGACGGCGCCATTCGAGCTCTCGCACCTGGGCGTGCGCTGGACCGGGAGCGAGGACGCCGCGGTCGAGGTGCGCACCGCGGCGGAGGCCGGCGTCTGGAGCCCGTGGCAGGCGGTGGAGGTGTCGCACGACCTGGGGGACGAGGACCACGGCCGGGTGCTGTCCGGGCTGCTTCGCGCCGACGGCGCCCGGCTGGTGCAGGCGCGTGCGAAGGGCGACGCGACCGGGGTCCGGGTCGTGGCCATCGACACGGTGCACGGGCCCCGCCACCTCGTCCGGGCCGTGGCCAGCCGGGCCGGCGCCGAGGTGGCCCCGCCGGGGGTGATCCTGCGTTCGCAGTGGGGGGCGGATGAGGGTATGCGGCGGCCCACCCCTCCCTCGTTCGCCCCTGTCACGCGCCTGGTGGTGCACCACACGGTGACGCCGAACGACGACCCCGATCCCGCCTCCACCATGCGGGCCATGTACGCGTACCACGTGCGCGCCAACGGCTGGGACGACATCGGCTACAACTTCGTGGTCGACGGCTCGGGTCGCGTCTACGAGGGACGGTGGGCGCGTGCGTACGGGGCAGGCGAAGTGCCCGACGGGGAGTCCCTCGACGGCCAGGGCGTCGTCGGCGCCCATGCCGAGGGAGAGAACGTGGGCTCCGTGGGCGTGGCCGTGATGGGGACCTTCACCGACCGGGCCCCGCCGGCGGCCGCCGTCGAATCGCTCCAACGGGTCCTTGCCTGGAAGGCGGAGCGCAACGAGATCAACCCCCTCGGCACCACGACGTGGGCCGACGGGCGGGTGCTCCCGACCATCGTGGGCCATCGCGACGTCGGTTCCACGTCGTGCCCCGGCGACCAGCTGTGGGCCCGCCTCGGCGCCATCCGACAGGCCGTGGCCGGCCAGGTCACGCTGGCGGCTGCAGCAGCCACACCGGGGTACGCGGTGCTCGCTCGGGACGGCAGCATCGTGACCTTCGGCGGGGCGGGCGCCGGGCTGCTCGGGACCCTGTCCCCGTTGCTGCTCAGCCCCGCCGCCGCCATCGCCTCGACACCAACCGGCCGGGGGCTGTGGGTGCTCAGCGAGACGGGCCGGGTGCTGCCGGCGGGTGACGCCCAGCTCCTCGGCTCGCCGGAGGCCGACGGACTGCTCGCCCCCGCCGGCCAGGCGGTGGCCATCGAGTCCACGCCGACGGGGCGCGGGTACTGGGTGGCCGACGAGACCGGTCGGGTCTCCGCCTTCGGCGACGCGCCGAACCTCGGCGCCGCCAGGGCTGGACCGGTCGTCGGCATGGCCCGCACGCCGTCGGGGCACGGGTACTGGGTCGCCGGTGCGGACGGGACCGTGTCGGCCCATGGCGACGCCCCGGCGCTGGGCTCGGCGGCCGGCCGCCGCGGGCCACCCATCGTCGCCATCGCCGGCGCGGCGGGCGGACGCGGGTACTGGCTGGTGGCGGCCGACGGCACCGTGCTGCCGTTCGGGTCGGCCCGCCGCCTCGGCGGGCTGCCCGAGCGAAGGATCGGGGCGACGATCGTCGACGCTCGTCGCTCCACGTCGGGCCGGGGGTACTACCTCCTCGGCGCCGACGGCGCCGTGTACAGCTTCGGCGACGCCGCCTTCTTCGGGGCGCCCACGGGAGGGCTGCGCGCCGGCGCCACCGGCCTGGCCGTCCCGTAA